A stretch of Stigmatopora argus isolate UIUO_Sarg chromosome 22, RoL_Sarg_1.0, whole genome shotgun sequence DNA encodes these proteins:
- the LOC144068123 gene encoding LIM/homeobox protein Lhx1-like, with the protein MIQCANCEKPIVDRFLLKVLDRPWHVQCVQCCECKCTLTEKCFSREGRLYCKNDFFRRFGTKCGGCSQGILPSDLVRKAKSKVFHLNCFTCVMCNKQLSTGEELYILDEFKFLCKEDYNNNGGKDAIHLAVTTCSEPSLSPDSQDLQQDDSKDSEAGHLSDKDVCPNENDEQGAVGKRRGPRTTIKAKQLETLKAAFAATPKPTRHIREQLSRETGLNMRVIQVWFQNRRSKERRMKQLSALSARRHMFFRSPRRMRAMGERLDTAELGHFSYYGDYPGEFYGPGGNYEYYQGPPSSQAQTPADLGFVPSAIPSGTPLGAMEHRHPGHHCPGEVQCYPDGVPHHPVNSPSPEPNGPGSMHSISSEMCGPGTPFAAIALGDNGYTNQLSQPSSEVSEGTVW; encoded by the exons ATGATTCAGTGCGCCAACTGCGAAAAACCAATTGTAGATCGGTTCTTGCTGAAAGTTTTGGACCGACCGTGGCACGTCCAGTGCGTCCAATGTTGCGAATGCAAGTGCACGTTGACCGAAAAGTGTTTTTCACGAGAAGGCAGACTCTACTGCAAGAATGACTTCTTTAG GAGATTTGGGACCAAGTGTGGCGGTTGCTCCCAGGGGATTCTGCCCAGTGATCTTGTCCGTAAGGCCAAGAGCAAAGTGTTCCACCTCAACTGCTTCACTTGCGTCATGTGCAACAAGCAGTTGTCCACCGGCGAGGAGCTCTACATCCTGGACGAATTCAAGTTCCTTTGCAAGGAGGACTACAACAATAACGGCGGAAAGGACGCCATTCACCTCGCAG TGACGACGTGTAGTGAGCCCAGTTTATCCCCGGACTCTCAAGACCTGCAGCAGGACGACTCCAAGGACTCGGAAGCGGGTCACTTATCGGACAAAGACGTGTGCCCCAACGAGAACGACGAGCAGGGCGCCGTGGGCAAGAGACGCGGGCCTCGGACCACCATCAAGGCCAAGCAGCTGGAAACCCTGAAAGCGGCTTTTGCGGCCACCCCGAAGCCCACCAGACACATCCGAGAGCAACTATCACGGGAGACGGGGCTCAACATGAGAGTCATTCAG GTGTGGTTCCAAAACCGGAGATCCAAAGAAAGGCGCATGAAGCAACTGAGTGCTCTCAGTGCCCGGAGACACATGTTCTTCCGCAGCCCCAGAAGGATGCGCGCAATGGGGGAGCGCTTGGACACCGCAGAGCTTGGACATTTCTCCTACTATGGAG ATTACCCCGGCGAGTTCTACGGCCCGGGCGGGAATTACGAGTACTACCAGGGACCCCCGTCGTCCCAGGCGCAGACCCCGGCGGACTTGGGCTTCGTGCCCTCGGCCATCCCCTCCGGCACCCCGCTGGGGGCCATGGAACACCGCCACCCAGGTCACCACTGCCCCGGAGAGGTGCAGTGCTACCCGGACGGCGTGCCCCACCACCCGGTGAACTCGCCCAGCCCCGAGCCCAACGGACCGGGCTCCATGCACAGCATCTCCAGCGAAATGTGCGGCCCCGGCACCCCTTTCGCCGCCATCGCGCTGGGCGACAACGGATACACCAATCAGCTGTCGCAGCCCTCGTCCGAGGTGAGCGAAGGAACTGTGTGGTAA